GAGCCCAGGAGGGCCACACGTCTCGAGGGCCCGGGCAGGTCCCTCGCTGACCACTTGGGGCCTTTCCCTCTTCTCACCTGTGACCCCGACCCCAGACTCAGGGTCACGCCACCCCACGTGGCGAGTCTTGTCCACGCCGAGGTCTCGTCTGCTCCCCCCCATGAAAGGGGCTGCTGTGCTGCTCCCTGAGGGGCATCTGGCGTGCCCCCCGCCCACtgggcacacacgcacacacgtccAGTTCCGGGTGGGAGCCACTGGCCAGGCACCTCCTTCGGCCTTGCAGCCCTTGGAGACAGAGCGAGGAGGCCCAGCCCTCCTGGAGGCCCTCAGGTGAGGTGAGGTCCCCGACGGGAAAGCACCCTGTGACGACGAGTCATCGCGGTTCTGCAGATAATCTGTGGGTGATGCAGCCGCCCGGTGCCAACGTGACTGTCCCTCAGCTTTGGggcattttaaaaacactgagaaATAGACGTGCAATAAAAGAAGGTCCACAGGGCACAGGGAAGCGGCATGTTCTCTTTAAGGAATCCGGGTTGACTGATCAAGAACATAGCTCTGGGTTTCCTGGCAGCCAAATCAAAAAGGGAAACGTGGTGGGTACCGGGTCCTCGTTTCCTGTTAATGGGAAGCGGCCCAGGAGAGCCAGGCGCTCCCCTCACTCGTGCACAGAGGCCCTCGGACGCCGACTGGGGGGCTCCCGTAGGGGGTGCAGTGCGGTCCTCTGCGGCGTCCCCCGCGGAAGGCGCAGGGGAGGCAATGCGTCACGTGGTGCGGGAGCAAGCTCAGGATCCGGGCGGTTCCTGGGGTCCCTGTGCGGTCAGAGGCGGCACTCTGATGGCCCCAGGGGCCAGTTGGTGGGGAGAGTCTGAGCCTGGTGGCCGCACGCGGGTACGAGGCTCGCCGGCGCGGCGTCCGGCCGTGGGCTGAGGGGCACCTCCCTGAGGGGGCGGGTGGAGCTCCCCCACCTGTTGTTGACGTCCCGGGCGTCCATCAGGCCAGCGGTCACGGCACCGCGAGGGATCAGGATGGGGCTGGCGGGGGCTGGCGGGGCTTTCTGGGTTGCGGTCAAGCTCCCTGGCCTGTCGAAGCCTCAGCCCCCGGCACCCTGGCCCTCCGAGGAAGCCGCCGTCATGGAGCCAGTAGCTGTAGCGTTTATGGCCGAGAAGCAGGTGTTTCCTGTTGGCCTCGCCTGTGGGATGTGGGGACTCAGCTGCTTCTGCGCCCCCAGGAGGTTCGCGTCCACTTTGGGTAAACTGGTGTTGAGCGTGTCCCGTCGGTCCTGTAAGGATGCGGTGACCAGCCAGAGTGTCCCTGATGTGCCGCCCCCGCGCGGCGGGAAGGAAGCTGAGACAGAGGGGCCTCGGGAAGTTGGACGCCCGAGCCAGGACCCCTGCCCCCAGTGTGCTCTCCCCCACCACGGGTTTGCCCTGCGAGGTGGGCGGCGGCCGCGCAACACCGTTGGGTTCTGGACTCAC
This DNA window, taken from Balaenoptera ricei isolate mBalRic1 chromosome 15, mBalRic1.hap2, whole genome shotgun sequence, encodes the following:
- the LOC132349759 gene encoding uncharacterized protein LOC132349759 isoform X1, with product MITWLRCFQDPPMRLPRGPQALQLAQQYGPAFTVHLGRQKTVVLTGYEAVREALLGTGQELAGRPPIVIFQLIQGGGGIFFSSGARWRAARRLTTRTLHGLGVGRAPVADKVLQEPRCLTAQLHSDGGLAPGHTASAPNHKRTLQNRHTGCGLSSRVCRDFDWRRSSVSPEPNGVARPPPTSQGKPVVGESTLGAGVLARASNFPRPLCLSFLPAARGRHIRDTLAGHRILTGPTGHAQHQFTQSGREPPGGAEAAESPHPTGEANRKHLLLGHKRYSYWLHDGGFLGGPGCRGLRLRQARELDRNPESPASPRQPHPDPSRCRDRWPDGRPGRQQQVGELHPPPQGGAPQPTAGRRAGEPRTRVRPPGSDSPHQLAPGAIRVPPLTAQGPQEPPGS